From the Kitasatospora viridis genome, one window contains:
- a CDS encoding ATP-dependent DNA helicase, producing the protein MRNDSAPQLPAADAPSDAAEPTGTAARLPELLHAAVAAVGGVERPGQIRMAEAVAEAVDSAEHLLVQAGTGTGKSLAYLVPALAHGDRVVVATATLALQRQLVERDLPRTVDALHPILRRRPEFAMLKGRSNYLCLHRAREGAPSEEGEGLIPLEEIVGPTGKLGEDVLRLRDWADETETGDRDDLTPGVSDKAWAQLSVSSRECLGATRCPYGQECFAERARERAKLADVVVTNHALLAIDAIEGAPVLPEHELLIIDEAHELVNRVTGAATAELTVGAVNRAVKRAARLANEKAVDALQAAAESFHGLMETAQPGKVDELPEYLGYAVAAIRDASRLVITSLGETRDKGLSDEDVVRKQAMASAETLHDTTERLLSESPYDVVWIERSDRYGLVPASLRVAPMSVSGLLRENLYKERSVVLTSATLKLGGDFNGVAGSVGLPAEGRLPDQRSAGEPARSQGEEAPPAWRGLDVGSPFSYPKQGILYVAKHLPPPGREPDRPEMLDELADLIGAAGGRTLGLFSSMRAAQTAAEKLRERLDVPILLQGEDTLGELIRNFASDAESCLFGTLSLWQGVDVPGSACQLVVMDRIPFPRPDDPLMSARQKAVEEAGGNGFMAVAATHAALLMAQGAGRLVRAADDRGVVAVLDPRLATARYGGFFRSSMPDFWYTTDRNQVRRSLAAIEESAPPIRPVAKR; encoded by the coding sequence ATGAGGAACGACTCCGCACCCCAGCTGCCGGCCGCCGACGCTCCGTCCGACGCCGCCGAGCCCACCGGCACCGCCGCCCGCCTCCCTGAACTGCTGCACGCCGCGGTGGCCGCGGTCGGCGGGGTCGAACGACCCGGCCAGATCCGGATGGCCGAGGCCGTCGCCGAGGCGGTGGACAGCGCCGAGCACCTGCTGGTGCAGGCCGGCACCGGCACCGGGAAGTCGCTGGCCTACCTGGTGCCGGCGCTGGCCCACGGCGACCGCGTGGTGGTGGCCACCGCCACCCTGGCGCTGCAACGCCAGCTGGTCGAGCGGGACTTGCCGCGCACCGTGGACGCGCTGCACCCGATCCTGCGCCGCCGCCCCGAGTTCGCCATGCTCAAGGGCCGCTCCAACTACCTCTGCCTGCACCGCGCGCGCGAGGGGGCGCCGAGCGAGGAGGGCGAGGGGCTGATCCCGCTGGAGGAGATCGTCGGGCCGACCGGCAAGCTCGGCGAGGACGTGCTGCGGCTGCGCGACTGGGCGGACGAGACCGAGACCGGCGACCGGGACGACCTCACCCCCGGCGTCTCGGACAAGGCCTGGGCGCAGCTCTCGGTCTCCTCCCGGGAGTGCCTGGGCGCCACCCGCTGCCCGTACGGGCAGGAGTGCTTCGCCGAGCGGGCCCGGGAGCGGGCCAAGCTGGCCGACGTTGTGGTGACCAACCACGCGCTGCTGGCGATCGACGCGATCGAGGGCGCGCCGGTGCTGCCCGAGCACGAGCTGCTGATCATCGACGAGGCGCACGAGCTGGTGAACCGGGTGACCGGTGCGGCCACCGCCGAGCTCACCGTCGGCGCGGTCAACCGGGCGGTCAAGCGGGCCGCCCGGCTGGCCAACGAGAAGGCGGTGGACGCGCTGCAGGCCGCCGCCGAGAGCTTCCACGGGCTGATGGAGACCGCCCAGCCCGGCAAGGTGGACGAGCTGCCGGAGTACCTCGGGTACGCGGTGGCGGCGATCCGGGACGCCAGCCGACTGGTCATCACCTCGCTCGGCGAGACCCGGGACAAGGGCCTGAGCGACGAGGACGTGGTGCGCAAGCAGGCGATGGCCTCGGCCGAGACCCTGCACGACACCACCGAGCGGCTGCTCTCCGAATCGCCCTACGACGTGGTGTGGATCGAGCGCAGCGACCGCTACGGCCTGGTGCCCGCCTCGTTGCGGGTGGCGCCGATGAGCGTCTCCGGGCTGCTGCGGGAGAACCTCTACAAGGAGCGCTCGGTGGTGCTCACCTCCGCCACCCTCAAGCTGGGCGGGGACTTCAACGGGGTGGCCGGCTCGGTCGGCCTGCCCGCCGAGGGGCGGCTGCCGGACCAGCGCTCGGCCGGCGAGCCGGCCCGCTCGCAGGGCGAGGAGGCGCCGCCGGCCTGGCGCGGGCTGGACGTCGGCTCGCCGTTCAGCTACCCGAAGCAGGGCATCCTCTACGTGGCCAAGCACCTGCCGCCGCCCGGCCGCGAGCCTGACCGGCCGGAGATGCTGGACGAGCTGGCCGACCTGATCGGCGCGGCCGGCGGGCGCACGCTCGGGCTCTTCTCCTCCATGCGGGCCGCCCAGACCGCGGCCGAGAAGCTGCGCGAGCGCCTCGACGTGCCGATCCTGCTGCAGGGCGAGGACACCCTGGGCGAGCTGATCCGGAACTTCGCCTCGGACGCCGAGAGCTGCCTCTTCGGCACCCTCTCGCTCTGGCAGGGCGTGGACGTGCCCGGCTCGGCCTGCCAGCTGGTGGTGATGGACCGGATCCCGTTCCCGCGGCCGGACGACCCGCTGATGAGTGCCCGGCAGAAGGCGGTCGAGGAGGCCGGCGGGAACGGCTTCATGGCGGTGGCGGCGACCCATGCCGCGCTGCTGATGGCGCAGGGCGCGGGCCGGCTGGTCCGCGCGGCGGACGACCGCGGGGTGGTCGCGGTGCTGGACCCGCGGCTGGCCACGGCCCGGTACGGCGGCTTCTTCCGGTCCTCGATGCCGGACTTCTGGTACACCACCGACCGCAACCAGGTGCGCCGGTCGCTGGCCGCGATCGAGGAGAGCGCGCCGCCGATCCGGCCGGTGGCCAAGCGCTGA
- a CDS encoding IucA/IucC family protein: protein MSNQPADDPLTAARWQQACRALLAKLIGEFAYEELLRPDPVADGHRIALSAGGPVYRFAARRGAYGSWQVEPGSVRRDGEPTDDPFAFLLAARQLLGLSGDTVGHLVRELTATLLADVRLAAGALTAAELAELDHTTLEGYQSGHPWIVLNKGRLGFSASDAAAWAPEARQLQSLRWLAVHRDLAAYRGLGALAEPDALYREELDPQVLADYRLLLADRGLDPTRYLLLPVHPWQWDETVLPLFAPWVADRRIVLLPADRDLRLPQQSIRSFFNVTTPLRRTVKLPLSVLNTLVWRGLPTERALAAPAVTAWIHRLRDQDAFLREECRVVLLGEVASVAVRHPYYAQLPEAPYQYKELLGAIWREPLGAHLEPGERGRTLAALLQTGADGRSLAEELIARSGLTARDWTARLFAVMLPPLLHFLYRYGTVFSPHGENAILLFDRRDVPVRLAVKDFVDDVNISDQDLPELRGLDPAVAGVLLREGPAGLCQFLHAGLFIGVYRFLAPLLERRCGLPEPQFWALLRAEVLRYQDRFPELADRFELFDLLTPQIDRLCLNRNRLLLDGYRDRPQRPHAAVHGWVANPLAATVEQPCPDAVPAPREGVVSPAP from the coding sequence ATGTCCAATCAGCCGGCCGATGACCCGCTGACCGCGGCCCGCTGGCAGCAGGCCTGCCGGGCCCTGCTGGCCAAGCTGATCGGCGAGTTCGCCTACGAGGAGCTGCTGCGCCCCGATCCGGTGGCGGACGGCCACCGGATCGCGCTCTCGGCCGGCGGCCCGGTCTACCGCTTCGCCGCCCGGCGCGGCGCCTACGGCAGCTGGCAGGTCGAGCCCGGCTCGGTGCGCCGGGACGGCGAGCCGACCGACGACCCGTTCGCCTTCCTGCTGGCGGCCCGTCAGCTGCTCGGCCTGTCCGGGGACACCGTCGGCCACCTGGTCCGGGAGCTGACCGCGACCCTGCTGGCCGACGTGCGGCTGGCGGCCGGCGCGCTCACCGCCGCCGAGCTGGCCGAACTGGACCACACCACGCTGGAGGGGTACCAGAGCGGGCACCCGTGGATCGTGCTCAACAAGGGCCGGCTGGGCTTCTCGGCGTCCGACGCGGCCGCCTGGGCGCCGGAGGCCCGGCAGCTGCAGAGCCTGCGCTGGCTGGCCGTGCACCGCGACCTCGCCGCCTACCGGGGCCTCGGCGCGCTGGCCGAACCGGACGCGCTCTACCGCGAGGAGCTGGACCCGCAGGTGCTGGCCGACTACCGGCTACTGCTCGCCGACCGCGGCCTGGACCCGACCCGCTACCTGCTGCTGCCGGTGCACCCCTGGCAGTGGGACGAGACCGTGCTGCCGTTGTTCGCGCCCTGGGTGGCGGACCGGCGGATCGTGCTGCTGCCGGCCGACCGCGACCTGCGGCTGCCGCAGCAGTCGATCCGCTCCTTCTTCAACGTCACCACGCCGCTGCGACGGACCGTCAAACTGCCGCTGTCGGTGCTCAACACGCTGGTCTGGCGCGGGCTGCCGACCGAGCGGGCGCTGGCCGCGCCGGCCGTCACCGCGTGGATCCACCGGCTGCGCGACCAGGACGCGTTCCTGCGTGAGGAGTGCCGGGTGGTGCTGCTCGGCGAGGTCGCCTCGGTGGCCGTCCGGCACCCCTACTACGCGCAGCTGCCCGAGGCGCCCTACCAGTACAAGGAGCTGCTGGGCGCGATCTGGCGGGAGCCGCTCGGCGCCCACCTGGAGCCGGGGGAGCGCGGCCGCACGCTGGCCGCGCTGCTGCAGACCGGCGCCGACGGGCGCAGCCTGGCCGAGGAGCTGATCGCCCGCTCCGGGCTGACCGCGCGCGACTGGACGGCCCGGCTGTTCGCGGTGATGCTGCCGCCGCTGCTGCACTTCCTCTACCGCTACGGCACGGTCTTCTCCCCGCACGGGGAGAACGCCATCCTGCTCTTCGACCGGCGGGACGTGCCGGTGCGCCTCGCGGTCAAGGACTTCGTGGACGACGTCAACATCAGCGACCAGGACCTGCCGGAGCTGCGCGGGCTGGACCCGGCGGTCGCCGGGGTGCTGCTGCGGGAGGGGCCGGCCGGGCTCTGCCAGTTCCTGCACGCCGGCCTGTTCATCGGGGTCTACCGGTTCCTCGCGCCGCTGCTGGAGCGCCGCTGCGGGCTGCCCGAGCCGCAGTTCTGGGCGCTGCTGCGGGCCGAGGTGCTGCGCTACCAGGACCGGTTCCCGGAGCTGGCCGACCGGTTCGAGCTCTTCGACCTGCTCACCCCGCAGATCGACCGGCTCTGCCTGAACCGCAACCGGCTGCTGCTGGACGGCTACCGGGACCGGCCGCAGCGGCCGCACGCCGCGGTGCACGGCTGGGTGGCCAACCCGCTGGCGGCGACGGTCGAGCAGCCCTGCCCGGACGCGGTGCCCGCTCCGCGCGAGGGCGTTGTCAGTCCGGCGCCGTAG
- a CDS encoding lysine N(6)-hydroxylase/L-ornithine N(5)-oxygenase family protein — MNRQPDQPHDLLGVGIGPFNLSLAALADRVPGLTALFCEAREEFRWHPGMLVDGARMQVPFLADLVSLVDPTNPWSFLNYLREQERLFPFYFAERFQLARREYDHYCRWAADGLANCRFGTEVTAVRWTGGAFEATLRTAGGERSVRARNLVLGVGTQPVRPAAFAALHGHPAVFHSGDYLPRRASLAHARDITVVGSGQSGAEVFLDLLRTRGQDGTRLRWLTRTRALAPMEYSKLGLEHFTPDYTRYFHALPETVRDRLVGEQWQLHKAASAETLAEIHDLLYEHTIGRPIDAVAAEIAPGSEVTAALPGPCGGLELRCLHRDSGARRTVRTDAVVLATGYRAGRPELLEPLADLIDWDEKGRFRVDLDHRVATDPAVTGGLYVQNAELHTHGVGTPDLGLGAHRAAVILNALTGRTVHPLPARTAWTSFAPAALPAQGAVPAKEEEHHVQSAGR; from the coding sequence ATGAACCGTCAGCCGGACCAGCCCCACGACCTGCTCGGGGTCGGCATCGGGCCGTTCAACCTCTCGCTGGCCGCGCTCGCCGACCGGGTGCCCGGGCTGACCGCGCTGTTCTGCGAGGCCCGGGAGGAGTTCCGCTGGCACCCCGGGATGCTGGTGGACGGGGCCCGGATGCAGGTGCCGTTCCTGGCCGACCTGGTCTCCCTGGTGGACCCGACCAACCCGTGGTCCTTCCTCAACTACCTGCGGGAGCAGGAGCGGCTCTTCCCGTTCTACTTCGCCGAGCGGTTCCAACTGGCCCGGCGGGAGTACGACCACTACTGCCGGTGGGCCGCCGACGGGCTGGCGAACTGCCGCTTCGGCACCGAGGTGACCGCCGTGCGCTGGACCGGCGGCGCCTTCGAGGCGACCCTGCGGACGGCCGGCGGCGAGCGCTCGGTCAGGGCCCGCAACCTGGTGCTCGGGGTCGGCACCCAGCCGGTCCGCCCGGCCGCCTTCGCCGCGCTCCACGGTCACCCGGCCGTCTTCCACTCCGGCGACTACCTGCCCCGCCGTGCCTCGCTGGCCCACGCCCGCGACATCACCGTGGTCGGCTCCGGCCAGTCCGGCGCCGAGGTCTTCCTCGACCTGCTGCGCACCCGCGGCCAGGACGGCACCCGGCTGCGCTGGCTGACCCGGACCAGGGCGCTGGCCCCGATGGAGTACTCCAAGCTCGGCCTGGAGCACTTCACCCCCGACTACACCCGGTACTTCCACGCGCTGCCCGAAACCGTCCGGGACCGGCTGGTGGGCGAGCAGTGGCAGCTGCACAAGGCGGCCAGCGCGGAGACCCTGGCCGAGATCCACGACCTGCTCTACGAGCACACCATCGGCCGCCCGATCGACGCCGTGGCGGCCGAGATCGCCCCGGGCAGCGAGGTGACCGCCGCGCTGCCCGGGCCCTGCGGCGGGCTGGAACTGCGCTGCCTGCACCGCGATTCGGGCGCCCGGCGCACCGTGCGCACCGACGCCGTGGTGCTGGCCACCGGCTACCGGGCCGGCCGGCCCGAGCTGCTGGAGCCGCTGGCCGACCTGATCGACTGGGACGAGAAGGGCCGGTTCCGGGTCGACCTGGACCACCGGGTCGCCACCGACCCGGCCGTCACCGGCGGCCTCTACGTGCAGAACGCCGAACTGCACACCCACGGCGTCGGCACCCCCGACCTCGGCCTGGGCGCGCACCGCGCCGCGGTGATCCTGAACGCGCTCACCGGCCGGACCGTGCACCCGCTGCCCGCCAGGACCGCCTGGACCAGCTTCGCCCCGGCCGCCCTGCCCGCCCAGGGCGCCGTCCCCGCCAAGGAGGAGGAGCACCATGTCCAATCAGCCGGCCGATGA
- a CDS encoding GNAT family N-acetyltransferase, whose product MRATGEFRLRPVVEGDLPLITRWMNDPAVAAFWELAGPAELTERHVLPQLAPDGPSRPYLGLLDGAPVSYWEVYQVARDRLAGYYPAEPGDLGVHLLLGPPEARGRGLGAVLIDRVAELLLRDAPRVVAEPDVRNTASVRSFERAGFRRAGELELPEKRAVLVLRDRARTRTASTRTTTSTRTRTNR is encoded by the coding sequence GTGAGGGCCACGGGGGAGTTCCGGTTACGGCCGGTGGTCGAGGGGGACCTGCCGCTGATCACCCGGTGGATGAACGACCCGGCGGTGGCGGCCTTCTGGGAGCTGGCCGGCCCGGCCGAGCTGACCGAGCGCCACGTGCTGCCGCAGCTCGCACCGGACGGGCCCAGCCGCCCCTACCTGGGGCTGCTGGACGGCGCGCCGGTCAGCTACTGGGAGGTCTACCAGGTGGCCCGCGACCGGCTGGCCGGCTACTACCCGGCCGAGCCCGGCGACCTCGGCGTGCACCTGCTGCTCGGCCCGCCCGAGGCCCGCGGCCGCGGGCTCGGCGCGGTGCTGATCGACCGGGTGGCCGAGCTGCTGCTGCGCGACGCCCCCCGGGTGGTGGCCGAGCCGGACGTGCGCAACACCGCCAGCGTCCGGTCCTTCGAGCGGGCCGGCTTCCGCCGGGCCGGCGAACTGGAGCTGCCCGAGAAGCGCGCGGTGCTGGTGCTGCGCGACCGGGCCCGGACGAGGACGGCGAGCACCAGGACGACGACGAGCACGAGGACGAGGACGAACCGATGA
- a CDS encoding IucA/IucC family protein has product MLPVRVRAAEPPLRHPSPHRGAVLSTALTGAPATVPRQVDQSAESDPLLHRDPAVAAEQAAVEALLRCWCRERQAAPEPDGVLRIPVLGGAARIQAAVRHWSPCGWHRFGPAALVAGDRSEPLDPVTAAALLARAAGARPEQVADLAGRVADSAGRTAELLLHRREHQRTTVAGEFLRAEQQLLLGHPLHPTPKSRDGLGPAQSAAYSPELRGSFALHWYAVDRDLLAADSALPADAAALTAELLGAPGLLPPGTAALPLHPWQAQELARRPEVAELLDRGLLHDLGRHGEPWYPTSSVRTVYRPGTPWMLKLSLGLRITNSRRENLRKELHRGVEVHRLLEAGLGAEWRAAHPGFDIVRDPAWIGVDLPGWDPDRANGLDTVLRTQPFAPADRALCVAGLVAERPLGDPAPGVPSGVPSELGDLLRTLARREGQPPAAVAADWFRRYLHAVVLPVLWLDGRAGIALEAHQQNSLVLLDERGRPCGGRYRDNQGYYFRASHAERLARRLPGIGARSDTFVPDQVADERFAYYLGINHILGLIGAFGSQRLADEEELLAVLRAFLAGPQALATGSSLPDLLLSAPRLRAKANLLTRLHGLDELVGPVDTQSVYVDIANPVAA; this is encoded by the coding sequence ATGCTTCCGGTTCGGGTGCGCGCGGCCGAACCGCCCCTCCGGCATCCCTCGCCGCACCGAGGAGCAGTCTTGAGCACCGCCCTGACCGGAGCCCCGGCCACCGTCCCCCGACAGGTCGACCAGTCCGCCGAATCCGACCCGCTGTTGCACCGGGACCCCGCGGTCGCGGCCGAACAGGCCGCGGTGGAGGCGCTGTTGCGCTGCTGGTGCCGCGAACGCCAGGCGGCGCCGGAGCCGGACGGGGTGCTGCGGATCCCGGTGCTCGGCGGCGCCGCCCGGATCCAGGCCGCGGTGCGGCACTGGTCGCCGTGCGGCTGGCACCGGTTCGGTCCGGCCGCGCTGGTCGCCGGGGACCGGTCGGAGCCGCTCGACCCGGTGACCGCCGCCGCACTGCTGGCCCGGGCCGCCGGGGCCCGGCCGGAGCAAGTGGCCGACCTGGCCGGCCGGGTGGCCGACTCGGCCGGCCGCACCGCCGAACTGCTGCTGCACCGCCGCGAGCACCAGCGCACCACCGTGGCCGGCGAGTTCCTCCGGGCCGAGCAGCAACTGCTGCTCGGCCACCCGCTGCACCCCACCCCGAAGAGCCGGGACGGCCTCGGCCCCGCCCAGAGCGCGGCCTACTCGCCCGAACTGCGCGGCAGCTTCGCGCTGCACTGGTACGCCGTGGACCGCGACCTGCTGGCCGCCGACTCCGCGCTGCCCGCCGACGCGGCCGCGCTCACCGCCGAACTGCTCGGCGCCCCGGGCCTGTTGCCGCCGGGCACCGCCGCGCTGCCGCTGCACCCCTGGCAGGCCCAGGAGTTGGCGCGCCGCCCCGAGGTGGCCGAACTGCTCGACCGCGGGCTGCTGCACGACCTCGGCCGGCACGGCGAGCCCTGGTACCCGACCAGCTCGGTGCGGACCGTCTACCGCCCCGGCACGCCGTGGATGCTCAAGCTCTCGCTGGGCCTGCGGATCACCAACTCCCGCCGGGAGAACCTGCGCAAGGAACTGCACCGGGGCGTGGAGGTGCACCGGCTGCTGGAGGCCGGACTCGGCGCCGAGTGGCGGGCCGCGCACCCCGGCTTCGACATCGTGCGCGACCCGGCCTGGATCGGCGTCGACCTGCCCGGCTGGGACCCGGACCGGGCCAACGGGCTGGACACCGTGCTGCGCACCCAGCCCTTCGCCCCCGCCGACCGGGCGCTGTGCGTGGCCGGCCTGGTCGCCGAGCGGCCGCTCGGCGACCCCGCACCCGGCGTGCCCTCCGGCGTGCCGTCCGAACTGGGCGACCTGCTGCGGACGCTGGCCCGGCGCGAGGGGCAGCCGCCGGCGGCCGTCGCCGCCGACTGGTTCCGGCGCTACCTGCACGCCGTGGTGCTCCCGGTGCTCTGGCTGGACGGCCGGGCCGGGATCGCGCTGGAGGCGCACCAGCAGAACAGCCTGGTGCTGCTGGACGAGCGCGGCCGCCCCTGCGGCGGACGCTACCGCGACAACCAGGGCTACTACTTCCGCGCCTCGCACGCCGAGCGGCTGGCCCGCCGGCTGCCCGGGATCGGCGCCCGCAGCGACACCTTCGTGCCCGACCAGGTGGCCGACGAGCGCTTCGCCTACTACCTGGGGATCAATCACATCCTCGGCCTGATCGGCGCGTTCGGCTCGCAGCGACTGGCCGACGAGGAGGAGCTGCTGGCCGTGCTGCGCGCCTTCCTGGCCGGGCCCCAGGCCCTCGCCACCGGCTCCTCGCTGCCCGACCTGCTGCTCTCCGCACCCCGGCTGCGGGCCAAGGCCAACCTGCTCACCCGGCTGCACGGGCTGGACGAGCTGGTCGGACCGGTGGACACCCAGTCGGTCTACGTGGACATCGCCAACCCGGTGGCCGCGTGA
- a CDS encoding trypsin-like serine peptidase yields the protein MSRTGRSLVAVATAGLVVAAAAACGPDETQNPPPSASPTPSAAASANGLPGGLPSLDALKKWKFSDWDNWAKQHVLPQAAKGFWSLEKLLQAKPKDPVAPPQPSQPPSDSGNDPLPSPIAAKPMAHPYSQYGVDGKLFFDVGDNEHAVCSATVISDPAHPGKSNLIWTAGHCLTSGKTGKEYTNIAFVPEFNSSGAVSNGAKAKDPSQYAPLGIWDATQAITSPQWQAEGGETGSAASQYDFSIMRVQNENPNGKSLEETVGGSVPVWFNAPRDQLSITAVGYPAAKPFDGMEMEHCDGGKPSRISFDPSRPPMNVIGCSMTGGSSGGGWFAVRDGKPALVSNTSIGPEDNTWLAGPYLDDVAAGALNYISKKS from the coding sequence ATGTCACGTACCGGCCGATCGCTCGTCGCCGTGGCCACGGCCGGCCTGGTCGTCGCCGCCGCTGCCGCCTGCGGCCCCGACGAGACCCAGAACCCACCGCCGAGCGCCTCTCCCACCCCGTCGGCCGCCGCCTCCGCGAACGGCCTGCCGGGCGGGCTGCCCAGCCTCGACGCGCTGAAGAAGTGGAAGTTCTCGGACTGGGACAACTGGGCCAAGCAGCACGTGCTCCCGCAGGCCGCCAAGGGCTTCTGGAGCCTGGAGAAGCTGCTCCAGGCCAAGCCCAAGGACCCGGTCGCCCCGCCGCAGCCCTCGCAGCCGCCGTCCGACAGCGGCAACGACCCGCTGCCGTCGCCGATCGCGGCCAAGCCGATGGCCCACCCGTACTCCCAGTACGGCGTCGACGGGAAGCTCTTCTTCGACGTCGGCGACAACGAGCACGCGGTCTGCTCGGCCACGGTGATCTCCGACCCGGCGCACCCGGGCAAGAGCAACCTGATCTGGACCGCCGGCCACTGCCTGACCAGCGGCAAGACCGGCAAGGAGTACACCAACATCGCCTTCGTGCCGGAGTTCAACAGCTCCGGTGCGGTGAGCAACGGGGCCAAGGCGAAGGACCCGAGCCAGTACGCCCCGCTGGGCATCTGGGACGCCACCCAGGCGATCACCTCGCCGCAGTGGCAGGCCGAGGGCGGCGAGACCGGCAGCGCGGCCAGCCAGTACGACTTCTCCATCATGCGGGTGCAGAACGAGAACCCGAACGGCAAGTCGCTGGAGGAGACGGTCGGCGGCTCGGTGCCGGTCTGGTTCAACGCCCCGCGCGACCAGCTGAGCATCACCGCGGTCGGCTACCCCGCCGCCAAGCCGTTCGACGGCATGGAGATGGAGCACTGCGACGGCGGCAAGCCCTCCCGGATCTCCTTCGACCCGAGCCGCCCGCCGATGAACGTGATCGGCTGCAGCATGACCGGCGGTTCCTCCGGCGGCGGCTGGTTCGCCGTCAGGGACGGCAAGCCCGCGCTGGTCTCCAACACCTCGATCGGCCCCGAGGACAACACCTGGCTGGCCGGCCCGTACCTGGACGACGTGGCCGCCGGCGCCCTGAACTACATCTCCAAGAAGAGCTGA
- a CDS encoding trypsin-like serine peptidase produces the protein MSHRTTRRIGTAAALASLALTIAACGPDETKGSDAASSAPSTAAASSPAAGKPGLNLPSSLAALKNWKSSDWANWAKQHAFKNDIVKDLWTVDSMNKAAPAQAMKPTTKMGSDDGSQNDPPPNPIQAVGEKHPYTNNMAVFGKLFMTTPKGTYVCSGTVVTDPAHPGKSNLVWTASHCLHGGKDGDWFKNVVFIPSYNRSGAASGNKQPTMNQVAPYGEWWADYALVAPQWTEEGGETGGPVSQYDSGIIQVTNPDLHGKSLEEEVGGSVPIWFNAPQNQIHNLTAYGFPAEPPYTGQELDYCAGGDPTRLSFDQTRPTMLTIGCTMTGGSSGGGWLTPGPDGKAALVSNTSIGPSPSAWLAGPALDNQAKGMFQRMTELPQPQ, from the coding sequence ATGTCACACCGGACAACCCGCCGGATCGGCACCGCCGCCGCGCTGGCCTCCCTCGCCCTGACCATCGCCGCCTGCGGCCCGGACGAGACCAAGGGCTCCGACGCGGCCTCGTCCGCGCCGTCCACGGCCGCCGCCTCCTCGCCCGCCGCCGGCAAGCCGGGGCTGAACCTGCCCTCCAGCCTCGCGGCGCTGAAGAACTGGAAGTCGTCCGACTGGGCCAACTGGGCCAAGCAGCACGCCTTCAAGAACGACATCGTCAAGGACCTCTGGACCGTCGACTCGATGAACAAGGCCGCCCCGGCCCAGGCGATGAAGCCCACCACCAAGATGGGTTCGGACGACGGCTCGCAGAACGACCCGCCGCCCAACCCGATCCAGGCCGTCGGCGAGAAGCACCCGTACACCAACAACATGGCGGTGTTCGGCAAGCTCTTCATGACGACGCCGAAGGGCACCTACGTCTGCTCCGGCACCGTGGTCACCGACCCGGCCCACCCGGGCAAGAGCAACCTGGTGTGGACCGCGAGCCACTGCCTGCACGGCGGCAAGGACGGCGACTGGTTCAAGAACGTGGTCTTCATCCCGTCCTACAACCGCTCCGGCGCGGCCAGCGGCAACAAGCAGCCCACGATGAACCAGGTCGCGCCGTACGGCGAGTGGTGGGCGGACTACGCGCTGGTCGCCCCGCAGTGGACCGAGGAGGGCGGCGAGACCGGCGGCCCGGTCAGCCAGTACGACTCCGGCATCATCCAGGTGACCAACCCGGACCTGCACGGCAAGTCCCTGGAGGAGGAGGTCGGCGGCTCGGTGCCGATCTGGTTCAACGCCCCGCAGAACCAGATCCACAACCTGACCGCCTACGGCTTCCCGGCCGAACCGCCTTACACCGGCCAGGAGTTGGACTACTGCGCCGGCGGCGACCCGACCCGGCTCTCCTTCGACCAGACCCGTCCGACCATGCTGACCATCGGCTGCACCATGACCGGCGGCTCCAGCGGCGGCGGCTGGCTGACCCCGGGTCCGGACGGCAAGGCGGCGCTGGTCTCCAACACCTCGATCGGCCCCAGCCCGTCGGCCTGGCTGGCCGGACCGGCGCTGGACAACCAGGCGAAGGGCATGTTCCAGCGGATGACCGAGCTGCCGCAGCCGCAGTGA